GCACCTCGCTGCAGATGACGCCGTCGAAAGGCTCGAACATCTCGAGGTGCCTGGCCGACAGCATGTAATAGAAGCTCAGGCCGGGGAAGCGGCCCTTGGCCCGGGCGATCGCCGTCTTCGAGAAGTCGGCGCCGGACCAGGAGACCTCCGGCCGGAACCGCCTCATTATCTCCGTCGAGTGGCCGCAGGCGCAGCCCACGTCGAGGACCCGGCCGGCCGCCGGCATGAGCTCGGCGCACCTCCTGAGCCTCTCCTGGTGCCTGGGCCAGGCGAGGTGCGTCCAGACCCTCTTCGGGATCCAGTGTTTCGTGATGTATGTCTCTGCGTCCATCAGTAGATCCTCCCCTCCGGGGCGTAGGTCCGGAGATAGTGCTCCCGGTAGAAGGCCTCCCGCTGGGCCCGGAGCCGCGGCGTGTGATACA
The sequence above is drawn from the Candidatus Deferrimicrobiaceae bacterium genome and encodes:
- a CDS encoding methyltransferase domain-containing protein, producing the protein MDAETYITKHWIPKRVWTHLAWPRHQERLRRCAELMPAAGRVLDVGCACGHSTEIMRRFRPEVSWSGADFSKTAIARAKGRFPGLSFYYMLSARHLEMFEPFDGVICSEVLEHTTDDAALAGVLLRITAGTLVVTTPWAKVSDPGHLRVYTEKSLRALFERPTAPGTVSLETWGQFLYMVCKRGR